Proteins from a genomic interval of Pseudomonas anuradhapurensis:
- a CDS encoding YbaB/EbfC family nucleoid-associated protein — MMKGGMAGLMKQAQQMQEKMQKMQEELANAEVTGQSGGGLVSVVMTGRHDVKRVSIDQSLMSTDADDKEVLEDLIAAALNDAVRKVEQNSQEKMGSMTAGMQLPPGFKMPF; from the coding sequence ATGATGAAAGGTGGCATGGCCGGCCTGATGAAGCAGGCCCAGCAGATGCAGGAAAAGATGCAGAAGATGCAGGAAGAGCTGGCCAACGCCGAAGTCACCGGCCAGTCCGGTGGTGGCCTGGTGAGCGTGGTGATGACCGGTCGTCACGATGTGAAGCGCGTCAGCATCGACCAGAGCCTGATGTCGACCGACGCCGACGACAAGGAAGTGCTGGAAGACCTGATTGCCGCTGCACTGAACGACGCCGTGCGCAAGGTCGAGCAGAACAGCCAGGAAAAGATGGGCAGCATGACTGCCGGCATGCAGTTGCCGCCGGGCTTCAAGATGCCATTCTAA
- the ccoG gene encoding cytochrome c oxidase accessory protein CcoG gives MSKQIPVHDVTPPASKGKDSVDLYASREKIYTRAFTGLFRRLRMVGGAVLFLLYFGTVWLNWGGHQAVWWNLPERKFYIFGATIWPQDFILLSGILIVAAFGLFFITVFAGRVWCGYTCPQSVWTWIFMWCEKVTEGDRNQRMKLDKAPMSGNKFLRKLAKHSLWLLIGFVTGMTFVGYFSPIRELAIEFFTGQADGWAYFWVGFFTLATYGNAGWLREQVCVYMCPYARFQSVMFDKDTLIVSYDPRRGETRGPRKKDLDYKAHGLGDCIDCTMCVQVCPTGIDIRDGLQIECIGCAACIDACDNIMDKMNYPRGLISYTTEHNLSGQKTHLLRPRLIGYALVLVVMIVGLATAFATRSLVGFDVSKDRVLYRENAQGRIENVYSLKVMNKDQRDHVYVLDAAGLPDLRLEGQREIRVAAGDIVSLPVQLSIAPEKLPSTTNEVTFILKSADDSDAQVEAKSRFIGPQIR, from the coding sequence ATGAGCAAGCAGATTCCGGTACATGATGTCACCCCGCCTGCCAGCAAGGGCAAGGACTCCGTCGACCTCTACGCCTCCCGGGAAAAGATCTACACCCGTGCCTTCACCGGCCTGTTCCGGCGCCTGCGCATGGTCGGCGGAGCCGTGCTGTTCCTGCTGTACTTCGGTACCGTCTGGCTGAACTGGGGTGGCCACCAGGCCGTGTGGTGGAACCTGCCCGAGCGCAAGTTCTACATCTTCGGCGCCACCATCTGGCCGCAGGACTTCATCCTGCTTTCGGGCATCCTCATCGTCGCCGCCTTCGGCCTGTTTTTCATCACCGTGTTCGCCGGCCGCGTGTGGTGTGGCTACACCTGCCCGCAAAGCGTGTGGACGTGGATCTTCATGTGGTGCGAAAAGGTCACCGAGGGCGACCGCAACCAGCGCATGAAGCTGGACAAGGCGCCGATGAGCGGCAACAAGTTCCTGCGCAAGCTCGCCAAGCACAGCCTGTGGCTGCTGATCGGTTTCGTCACCGGCATGACCTTCGTCGGTTACTTCTCGCCGATCCGCGAACTGGCCATCGAGTTCTTCACTGGCCAGGCCGACGGCTGGGCCTACTTCTGGGTCGGCTTCTTCACCCTCGCCACCTACGGCAACGCCGGCTGGCTGCGCGAGCAGGTGTGCGTGTACATGTGCCCGTATGCGCGCTTCCAGAGCGTGATGTTCGACAAGGACACGCTGATCGTGTCCTACGACCCGCGCCGTGGCGAAACCCGTGGCCCGCGCAAGAAGGACCTCGACTACAAGGCCCATGGCCTGGGCGACTGCATCGACTGCACCATGTGCGTGCAGGTCTGCCCCACCGGCATCGACATCCGTGACGGCCTGCAGATCGAGTGCATCGGCTGCGCCGCCTGCATCGATGCCTGCGACAACATCATGGACAAGATGAACTACCCGCGCGGGCTGATCAGCTACACCACCGAACACAACCTGTCCGGGCAGAAGACCCACCTGCTGCGCCCACGCCTGATCGGCTACGCGCTGGTACTGGTGGTGATGATCGTCGGCCTGGCCACCGCCTTCGCCACCCGCTCGCTGGTCGGTTTCGACGTCAGCAAGGACCGCGTGCTCTACCGCGAAAACGCCCAGGGCCGGATCGAGAACGTGTACAGCCTGAAGGTGATGAACAAGGACCAGCGCGACCACGTCTACGTGCTGGACGCCGCCGGCCTGCCGGACCTCAGGCTCGAAGGCCAGCGCGAGATCCGCGTGGCCGCCGGTGATATCGTCAGCCTGCCGGTGCAACTGTCGATTGCCCCCGAGAAACTGCCATCGACCACCAACGAAGTCACCTTCATCCTCAAGAGCGCCGATGACAGCGACGCCCAGGTTGAAGCCAAGAGCCGTTTCATCGGCCCACAGATCCGCTGA
- a CDS encoding heavy metal translocating P-type ATPase, with product MTQPTPCYHCALPVPAGSRFTAVVLGEPRQFCCPGCQAVAESIVAGGLEHYYQHRSDTSANPEALPRQLQDELALYDRNDVQQAFVRHQGGLAEATLLVEGISCAACGWLIEKHLRNLPGVAEARLNLSNHRLLLNWDDQQLPLSRLLAELRQIGYAAHPYQPDQAAEQLARENRSALRRLGVAGLLWFQAMMATMATWPEFNIDLSPELHTILRWVALFLTIPIVFYSCAPFFKGAARDLRTRHLTMDVSVSLAIGLAFGAGIWTAITGGGELYFDTVGMFALFLLTGRYLERRARERTAAATAQLVNLLPASCLRLDAHGHSERILLSELQCGDRVQVLPGAVIPADGCIVDGRSSVDESLLTGEYLPQPRRAGDRVTGGTLNVESTLNVQVEALGADSRLSAIVRLLERAQTEKPRLAEIADRASQWFLLCSLLAALAIGLWWWHLDPARAFWIVLAMLVATCPCALSLATPTALTAATGTLHKLGLLVTRGHVLEGLNQVDTVIFDKTGTLTEGRLTLRSIRPLGNLPADRCLALAAALENRSEHPIARAFGRSASPADEVQSVPGLGLEGEVAGQRLRIGQATFVCALGGAEPPAVPEPRGQWLLLGDRQGPLAWFGLDDRLRDDAPALLAACKARGWRTLLLSGDSSPMVAEVAAQLGIDQAIGGLRPDDKLDRLKALQAAGRKVLMLGDGVNDVPVLAAADISIAMGSATDLAKTSADAVLLSNRLPALVQAFELARRTRRNILQNLLWATLYNGLVLPFAALGWITPVWAAIGMSLSSLVVVLNALRLTRLPPAAGAPTHQASLPGSKSPCPPSMS from the coding sequence ATGACCCAACCCACCCCCTGCTACCACTGCGCCCTGCCCGTCCCCGCCGGCAGCCGCTTCACCGCCGTGGTACTGGGCGAGCCCCGGCAGTTCTGTTGCCCCGGCTGCCAGGCGGTGGCCGAGTCGATCGTCGCCGGTGGCCTGGAGCACTATTACCAGCACCGCAGCGACACCAGCGCCAATCCCGAGGCATTGCCCCGGCAACTGCAGGACGAACTGGCCCTGTACGATCGCAACGACGTGCAGCAGGCTTTCGTCCGCCACCAGGGCGGGCTGGCCGAGGCCACCCTGCTGGTCGAAGGCATCAGCTGCGCGGCCTGCGGCTGGCTGATCGAGAAGCACCTGCGCAACCTGCCCGGCGTCGCCGAGGCACGCCTGAACCTGTCCAACCACCGGCTGCTGCTGAACTGGGACGACCAGCAACTGCCGCTGTCGCGCTTGCTCGCCGAGCTGCGCCAGATCGGCTACGCCGCCCATCCTTACCAGCCCGACCAGGCCGCCGAGCAGCTGGCGCGGGAGAACCGCAGTGCCCTGCGCCGCCTCGGCGTGGCCGGGCTGCTGTGGTTCCAGGCGATGATGGCGACCATGGCCACCTGGCCAGAATTCAACATCGACCTGTCGCCCGAGCTGCACACCATCCTCAGGTGGGTGGCGCTGTTTCTCACCATCCCCATCGTCTTCTACAGCTGCGCGCCGTTCTTCAAGGGCGCCGCGCGCGACCTGCGCACCCGCCACCTGACCATGGACGTTTCGGTGTCGCTGGCCATTGGCCTGGCCTTCGGCGCCGGCATCTGGACCGCCATCACCGGTGGCGGCGAGCTGTACTTCGATACCGTGGGCATGTTCGCCCTGTTTCTGCTCACCGGCCGCTACCTCGAGCGCCGTGCCCGCGAACGCACCGCAGCGGCCACTGCGCAGCTGGTCAACCTGCTGCCGGCTTCCTGCCTGCGCCTGGATGCCCACGGCCACAGCGAGCGCATCCTGCTCAGCGAACTGCAGTGCGGCGACCGGGTCCAGGTGCTGCCAGGCGCGGTGATCCCCGCCGACGGCTGCATCGTCGACGGCCGCTCCAGTGTCGATGAATCGTTGCTCACCGGCGAATACCTGCCGCAACCACGTCGCGCCGGCGATCGTGTCACCGGCGGCACGCTGAATGTCGAAAGCACCCTGAACGTGCAAGTCGAGGCGCTGGGCGCCGACTCGCGCTTATCGGCCATCGTTCGCCTGCTGGAACGTGCGCAGACGGAAAAACCGCGCCTGGCCGAAATCGCCGACCGCGCCTCGCAGTGGTTCCTGCTGTGCTCGTTGCTGGCTGCCCTGGCCATCGGCCTGTGGTGGTGGCACCTGGACCCAGCGCGAGCGTTCTGGATCGTGCTGGCCATGCTGGTAGCGACCTGCCCTTGCGCGCTGTCCCTGGCCACGCCCACGGCCCTGACCGCCGCCACCGGCACCTTGCACAAGCTTGGCCTGCTGGTCACCCGCGGCCATGTGCTGGAAGGCCTGAACCAGGTCGACACGGTGATTTTCGACAAGACCGGCACGCTGACCGAGGGCCGCCTGACCTTGCGCAGCATCCGCCCGCTCGGCAACCTGCCGGCCGACCGCTGCCTGGCCCTGGCCGCGGCCCTGGAAAACCGCTCCGAACACCCCATCGCGCGCGCCTTCGGCCGCAGCGCCAGCCCGGCTGACGAGGTGCAGAGCGTGCCGGGCCTGGGCCTGGAAGGCGAAGTGGCCGGCCAGCGCCTGCGCATTGGCCAGGCCACCTTCGTCTGCGCCCTGGGCGGCGCAGAGCCCCCTGCTGTGCCGGAGCCGCGCGGCCAGTGGCTGCTGCTGGGCGACCGCCAGGGGCCGCTGGCCTGGTTCGGCCTGGACGATCGCCTGCGCGACGACGCCCCGGCCCTGCTGGCCGCTTGCAAGGCGCGCGGCTGGCGCACGCTGCTGCTCTCCGGTGACAGCTCGCCGATGGTTGCCGAAGTGGCCGCCCAGCTGGGCATCGACCAGGCCATCGGCGGCCTGCGCCCGGACGACAAACTGGACCGGCTGAAAGCGCTGCAGGCCGCCGGGCGCAAGGTGCTGATGCTGGGCGACGGGGTCAACGATGTGCCGGTGCTGGCCGCCGCCGACATCAGCATTGCCATGGGCAGTGCCACCGACCTGGCCAAGACCAGCGCTGATGCCGTGTTGCTGTCCAACCGCCTGCCGGCGCTGGTGCAAGCCTTCGAGCTGGCCCGCCGCACCCGCCGCAATATCCTGCAGAACCTGTTGTGGGCGACCCTGTATAATGGCCTGGTGTTGCCGTTCGCCGCGCTCGGCTGGATCACCCCGGTGTGGGCGGCCATCGGCATGTCGCTCAGCTCGCTGGTGGTGGTGCTCAATGCCCTGCGCCTGACCCGCCTGCCGCCGGCAGCGGGTGCGCCCACCCATCAAGCGTCCTTGCCTGGGAGTAAGTCACCATGCCCGCCCTCTATGTCATGA
- the hemN gene encoding oxygen-independent coproporphyrinogen III oxidase, translating into MLDDLRWDTDLIRRYDLAGPRYTSYPTAVQLHSEVGSFDLLHALRESRRAVRPLSLYVHVPFCANICYYCACNKVITKDRARAAPYLQRLEQEIQLIACHLDPKQRVEQLHFGGGTPTFLSHVELRQLMATLRQHFHLLDDDSGDYGIEIDPREADWSTMGLLRELGFNRVSLGVQDLDPAVQRAVNRLQSLEQTRTLIEAARTLQFRSINLDLIYGLPKQTPEGFARTVEEVIRLQPDRLSVFNYAHLPERFMPQRRIDSNDLPSAAAKLEMLHATIDQLTAAGYRYIGMDHFALPDDELAIAQEEGSLQRNFQGYTTHGHCDLIGLGVSAISQIGDLYCQNSSDLNTYQDSLSNAQLATQRGLICNDDDRLRRAVIQQLICHFELDFEPIEQAFTIDFRGYFNDLWPELLTLQRDGLIRLDDKGIRILPAGRLLARSVCMVFDAYLGLHNRQRFSRVI; encoded by the coding sequence ATGCTCGACGACCTACGTTGGGATACCGACCTGATCCGCCGCTACGACCTGGCCGGCCCACGCTACACCTCTTACCCGACCGCCGTGCAGCTGCACAGCGAAGTGGGCTCGTTCGACCTGCTCCACGCCCTGCGCGAGAGCCGTCGGGCCGTGCGCCCGCTGTCGCTGTACGTGCACGTGCCGTTCTGTGCAAACATTTGTTACTACTGCGCCTGCAACAAAGTCATCACCAAGGACCGCGCCCGTGCCGCCCCGTACCTGCAGCGCCTGGAACAGGAAATCCAGCTGATTGCCTGCCATCTCGACCCCAAGCAACGGGTTGAACAGCTGCATTTTGGCGGCGGCACCCCGACCTTCCTCAGCCATGTGGAACTGCGCCAGCTGATGGCCACCCTGCGCCAGCATTTCCACCTGCTGGACGACGACTCCGGTGACTACGGCATCGAGATCGACCCCCGCGAAGCCGACTGGTCGACCATGGGCCTGCTGCGCGAACTGGGCTTCAACCGCGTGAGCCTCGGCGTGCAGGACCTCGACCCGGCCGTGCAGCGCGCCGTCAACCGCCTGCAGAGCCTGGAGCAGACCCGGACCCTGATCGAGGCCGCGCGCACCTTACAGTTCCGCTCGATCAACCTGGACCTGATCTACGGCCTGCCCAAGCAGACCCCGGAAGGCTTCGCCCGTACCGTCGAAGAAGTGATCCGCCTGCAACCCGACCGCCTGTCGGTATTCAACTACGCCCACCTGCCCGAGCGCTTCATGCCGCAGCGGCGCATCGACAGCAATGACCTGCCCAGCGCAGCCGCCAAGCTGGAGATGCTGCATGCCACCATCGACCAGCTGACTGCAGCCGGCTATCGCTACATCGGCATGGACCACTTCGCCCTGCCCGACGACGAGCTGGCCATCGCCCAGGAAGAAGGCTCCCTGCAGCGCAACTTCCAGGGCTATACCACCCACGGTCACTGCGACCTGATCGGCCTGGGCGTGTCGGCGATCAGCCAGATCGGCGACCTGTACTGCCAGAACAGCAGCGACCTCAACACTTACCAGGACAGCCTGTCCAACGCCCAGCTGGCCACCCAGCGCGGCCTGATCTGCAACGACGACGACCGCTTGCGCCGGGCGGTGATCCAGCAGCTGATCTGCCATTTCGAGCTGGACTTCGAGCCGATCGAACAGGCCTTCACCATCGATTTTCGTGGCTATTTCAACGACCTCTGGCCAGAACTGCTGACCTTGCAGCGCGATGGCCTGATCCGCCTGGACGACAAGGGCATCCGCATCCTGCCGGCCGGCCGCCTGCTGGCGCGCTCGGTGTGCATGGTGTTCGATGCCTACCTGGGGCTGCACAACCGCCAGCGCTTTTCGCGGGTGATCTGA
- the ccoS gene encoding cbb3-type cytochrome oxidase assembly protein CcoS, which yields MPALYVMIPAALLLVGVAVYIFFWAVDSGQYDDLESPAHSILFDDQDPRHQAAVTSDDSQAAPAKEPPPRA from the coding sequence ATGCCCGCCCTCTATGTCATGATCCCCGCGGCACTGCTGCTGGTTGGCGTGGCCGTGTACATCTTCTTCTGGGCGGTGGACAGCGGCCAGTACGACGACCTCGAAAGCCCTGCCCATAGCATCCTGTTCGACGACCAGGACCCGCGCCACCAGGCGGCCGTGACGTCTGACGACAGCCAGGCCGCCCCCGCCAAGGAACCGCCACCCCGTGCCTGA
- a CDS encoding adenine phosphoribosyltransferase, translating to MHSDAFDLKALIRPVVDFPKPGVIFRDITPLFQSPRGLRYVADQFIERYVEAEFSHIGAMDARGFLIGSIIAHQLNKPLILFRKQGKLPADVLSEAYQTEYGEAFLEVHADSLCEGDSVLIFDDLIATGGTLLAAANLVRRTGAQVFEAAAIIDLPELDGSRRLQAAGVPTFCLTEFSLSEY from the coding sequence ATGCACAGCGACGCCTTCGACCTCAAAGCCCTGATCCGCCCGGTAGTGGACTTCCCCAAGCCGGGCGTGATCTTCCGCGACATCACCCCGCTGTTCCAATCGCCGCGCGGGCTGCGCTATGTCGCCGACCAGTTCATCGAGCGCTATGTCGAGGCCGAGTTCAGCCACATCGGCGCCATGGACGCGCGGGGCTTCCTGATCGGCTCGATCATCGCCCATCAACTGAACAAGCCGCTGATCCTGTTCCGCAAGCAAGGCAAGCTACCCGCCGATGTGCTCAGCGAGGCCTACCAGACCGAGTACGGCGAAGCGTTCCTGGAAGTGCATGCCGACAGCCTGTGCGAAGGCGATTCGGTACTGATCTTCGATGACCTGATCGCGACCGGCGGTACGCTGCTGGCAGCGGCCAACCTGGTGCGTCGGACCGGGGCTCAGGTGTTCGAGGCGGCGGCAATCATCGACCTGCCGGAACTGGACGGATCGCGCCGGCTACAGGCGGCGGGTGTGCCGACGTTCTGCCTGACCGAATTTTCGCTCAGCGAATACTGA
- the recR gene encoding recombination mediator RecR, which yields MSFSPLIRQLIDALRILPGVGQKTAQRMALQLLERDRSGGLRLAQALTQAMEGVGHCRQCRTLTEQELCPQCADPRRDDTQLCVVEGPTDVYAVEQTGYRGRYFVLKGHLSPLDGLGPEAIGIPQLMARIEEQGTFTEVILATNPTVEGEATAHYIAQLLSEKGLVASRIAHGVPLGGELELVDGGTLAHAFAGRRPISL from the coding sequence ATGAGCTTCAGCCCTCTCATCCGCCAACTGATCGATGCCCTGCGTATTCTCCCGGGTGTCGGCCAGAAAACCGCCCAGCGCATGGCCCTGCAGCTGCTCGAGCGTGACCGCAGCGGCGGCCTGCGCCTGGCTCAGGCCCTGACCCAGGCCATGGAAGGGGTAGGGCATTGCCGCCAGTGCCGTACCCTGACCGAGCAGGAGCTGTGCCCGCAGTGCGCCGACCCGCGCCGTGACGATACCCAGTTGTGCGTGGTCGAGGGGCCGACCGATGTGTACGCGGTGGAGCAGACGGGCTACCGTGGCCGTTACTTCGTGCTCAAGGGCCACCTGTCGCCACTGGACGGCCTGGGCCCGGAGGCGATCGGCATACCGCAACTGATGGCGCGGATCGAGGAGCAGGGCACCTTCACCGAGGTGATCCTGGCGACCAACCCGACCGTGGAAGGGGAGGCAACTGCGCATTACATTGCCCAGCTGCTGAGCGAGAAGGGCCTGGTGGCCTCGCGCATTGCCCATGGCGTGCCGCTGGGTGGGGAGCTGGAGCTGGTCGACGGCGGGACCCTGGCCCATGCCTTCGCCGGGCGGCGGCCGATTTCGCTCTGA
- a CDS encoding sulfite exporter TauE/SafE family protein: MPELLPLLGSALILGLLGGGHCLGMCGGLMGALTLAIPPEQRGRRLRLLLAYNLGRVLSYGCAGLLLGLAGWAVASSPAALALRVVAALLLIVMGLYLAGWWSGLTRIEALGRGLWRHIQPLASRLLPVSSLPRALLLGALWGWLPCGLVYSTLLWAASQGNAGYSAALMLAFGVGTWPVLLATGLAAERLNMLLKRRSVRVAGGVLVMLFGLWTLPGPHQHWLMGH; this comes from the coding sequence GTGCCTGAACTGCTTCCCCTGCTGGGCTCGGCACTGATCCTTGGCCTGCTGGGCGGTGGCCACTGCCTGGGCATGTGTGGCGGCCTGATGGGCGCGCTGACCTTGGCCATTCCCCCAGAACAACGCGGCCGGCGCCTGCGCCTTCTGCTGGCCTACAACCTTGGCCGGGTGCTCAGTTATGGCTGTGCCGGCCTGCTGCTGGGCCTGGCCGGCTGGGCCGTGGCCAGCAGCCCCGCGGCCCTGGCGCTGCGGGTGGTGGCGGCGCTGCTGCTGATCGTCATGGGGCTGTACCTGGCCGGCTGGTGGAGCGGGCTGACCCGCATCGAGGCGCTGGGCCGGGGGCTGTGGCGGCATATCCAGCCCCTGGCATCGCGCTTGCTACCGGTGTCCAGCCTGCCGCGCGCATTGCTGCTCGGGGCACTATGGGGGTGGCTGCCGTGCGGGCTGGTGTACAGCACCTTGCTGTGGGCGGCCAGCCAAGGCAATGCCGGCTACAGCGCAGCGTTGATGCTGGCCTTCGGCGTGGGGACCTGGCCGGTGTTGCTGGCCACCGGGTTGGCGGCAGAACGGCTGAACATGTTGTTGAAACGACGCAGTGTGCGCGTGGCTGGCGGGGTACTGGTGATGTTGTTTGGCCTCTGGACCCTGCCAGGGCCGCATCAGCACTGGTTGATGGGGCACTGA
- the fnrA gene encoding Crp/Fnr family transcriptional regulator FnrA yields MSEPVKLRPHNQAHCKDCSLAPLCLPLSLNLEDMDALDEIVKRGRPLKKGEFLFRQGDNFGSVYAVRSGALKTFSLSDSGEEQITGFHLPSELVGLSGMDTEAYPVSAQAQETTSVCEIPFERLDELSVQLPQLRRQLMRVMSREIRDDQQMMLLLSKKTADERIATFLVNLSARFRARGYSANQFRLSMSRNEIGNYLGLAVETVSRVFTRFQQNGLLRAEGKEVHILDPIQLCALAGGAMEA; encoded by the coding sequence ATGTCCGAGCCAGTCAAACTGCGCCCACACAACCAGGCCCATTGCAAGGACTGCAGCCTGGCCCCCCTGTGCCTGCCCCTGTCGTTGAATCTGGAAGACATGGATGCACTTGACGAAATCGTCAAGCGCGGACGGCCGCTGAAAAAAGGCGAGTTCCTGTTCCGCCAGGGTGACAATTTCGGCTCGGTCTACGCGGTACGTTCCGGCGCCCTGAAAACCTTCAGCCTCAGCGACAGCGGCGAAGAGCAGATCACCGGCTTCCACCTGCCCAGTGAACTGGTCGGCCTGTCGGGCATGGACACCGAGGCCTATCCGGTGTCGGCCCAGGCGCAGGAAACCACCTCGGTGTGCGAAATCCCCTTCGAGCGCCTCGACGAGCTGTCGGTGCAGTTGCCACAGCTACGGCGGCAACTGATGCGGGTCATGAGCCGGGAGATCCGCGATGATCAGCAAATGATGCTGCTGCTGTCGAAAAAGACCGCCGACGAGCGCATCGCCACCTTCCTGGTCAACCTGTCGGCGCGCTTCCGTGCCCGCGGCTATTCGGCCAACCAGTTCCGCCTGAGCATGTCGCGCAACGAAATCGGCAATTACCTGGGCCTGGCCGTGGAAACCGTGTCGCGCGTGTTCACCCGCTTCCAGCAGAACGGCCTGCTTCGCGCCGAAGGCAAGGAAGTGCACATCCTCGACCCGATCCAGCTGTGCGCGCTGGCCGGCGGTGCGATGGAGGCCTGA
- a CDS encoding FixH family protein: MPATAASPWYKHLWPWIIIGILATSVCLSLSMVSIAVRNPDNLVNDNYYEAGKGINRSLDRELLAQTLGLKAGVHLDELTGEVDVRLAGNSDPQSLELNLISPTQPEKDRKVLLSRVEAGRYVGQLEDKVDGRRFVELLGSEGGQVWRLFEEEKVEHGVTLQLGDEALQGAEHQ; this comes from the coding sequence ATGCCTGCCACCGCCGCCAGCCCCTGGTACAAGCACCTCTGGCCCTGGATCATCATCGGCATCCTGGCCACCTCGGTGTGCCTGAGCCTGAGCATGGTCAGCATCGCCGTGCGCAACCCGGACAACCTGGTCAACGACAATTACTACGAGGCCGGCAAGGGCATCAACCGCTCGCTGGACCGTGAACTGCTGGCACAGACGCTGGGCCTGAAGGCCGGCGTGCACCTGGACGAGCTGACCGGCGAAGTCGATGTGCGCCTGGCCGGCAACAGCGACCCGCAGAGCCTGGAACTGAACCTGATTTCGCCCACCCAGCCGGAGAAAGACCGCAAGGTGCTGCTGAGCCGGGTCGAGGCCGGGCGCTATGTGGGGCAGCTGGAGGACAAGGTTGACGGGCGGCGCTTCGTTGAGCTGCTGGGTAGCGAAGGTGGCCAGGTGTGGCGCTTGTTCGAGGAAGAAAAGGTGGAGCATGGTGTGACCTTGCAGCTGGGTGATGAAGCGCTCCAGGGGGCCGAGCACCAATAA